A stretch of DNA from Myotis daubentonii chromosome 12, mMyoDau2.1, whole genome shotgun sequence:
CCGGCCCCGGGCACCTGTCCGCTCACCGGCTCGGACCGGCCCGGGCACCTGTCCGCTCACCGGCTCGGACCGGCCCCGGGCACCTGTCCGCTCACCGGCTCGGACCGGCCCCGGGCACCTGTCCGCTCACCGGCTCGGACCGGCCCGGGCACCTGTCCGCTCACCGGCTCGGACCGGCCCCGGCACCTGTCCGAGGGCTCAGGGGGGGCGTTTCCGTTCATGTCGGGACCACACTTGAGAGGCCACCGGCTGCTTCACTTCTATATATTTTACCTGTTTGTATGGAtgtcagacaggaagggagagggagagagagaaacatcgatgagagagaatcatggaccggctgcctcctgcacgccccacactggggatcgagccacagcccgggcctgtgccgagcaggaatcgaaccctgacctcctggttcctaggtcgacgctcaaccactgagccacaccagccgggctatttttcttttcttttaatatcttttCTAACCAAAGAATAAGGTAAGAAACTCTGCTATGTATCAAAATTGCTAATTTAACTGATTTCCTATATTTGagctgagaaaataaaatgattagtTCTGGCAAAATGAACCAATTCCTAGGAAGTAAACACTTGTATGAGGGGAAAACCTTCCCTCTACTTTTCAAGGTTCTTTTTGCTGGTCTATTCATTAAATCAACAGGAGACAGAGTAACAAGAGAAAATGGCCACATTTAACGAGATACGTGCGTACGGGAACCCACAGACATGAGCGCGCTGGCACCCCACGTCCGGGGCTCAGGGGCAGGAGCTGAGAGGAGGTGCCGATGGGATGCATGCGAGGACGCGGAGGGAGGAGGAGATGCTGCACGTCCCGTGGAATATCACTCAGCCGCGGAAGAGAGTGCACTCGCatcattcgcaacagcatgggtgacctagggcaggggtcctcaaactcttCAAACTGGGGccggttcactgtccctcagaccgttggaacccggactatagtttaaaaaaaactatgaacaaattcctatgcacactgcacataacttattttgaagtaaaaaaacaaaacgggaacaaatacagtatttgtatttgcatgtggcccgcgggccgtagcttgaggacccctgacccAGAGGAGGTGGTGcaagttaaataagtcagacagagaaagacaagctcCACGTGAAACTGAAAAAGTAATAACATAAATGagcagacaaaatagaaacaggcagTAAACACAGAGACCGACGTTCTCTGCAGAGGAGACGGGAGTGGCGGTAAGAAAGGTAAACGGACTGCACGGCCGgtgcaattatttttattcaaaaattatttttgaaaaataattttttaaaaatgtagcataggccacagtaaaaaaaaaaaaaaaaaaagttaattttaaaaagtaaaacttgaaactgcccggccggcgtggctcagaggttgagcatccacctaggaaccaggaggtcagggttcgattcccgctcagggcacaggcccgggttgcgggctcgatccccagtggggggcgtgcgggaggcagccggtccattattctctctcaccggtgatgtttctctctccctctcccttcctctctgaaatcaataaaaaatatttttaaaaagatttaatctttaaaaagaagagtaACTGCTGCTAGCAACGTTGTGGGTGACATATTAGCTCCATTAGAAGAAAATACTTTCCAGACTGTTTCCCAGGGAACCCCGGCAGCGATCCCTGGGGGCTGGGCAGCCGAGGGAGCAGGATGCGGGACTGGCCGCCCTCCGTCCCCTCGAGGCCACGCAAGGGGTGGAGCGTGCGAGGAAAACACGCGTGGGCCCTGAGGCCCAGGTGGGGAGTCGGAGAAGGCCCCGGGGTGCCGAGGACCGACCCCCGCGCCCCGACTCTGTGCCCAGCGCAGGCCTCTGACGTGGTTCCCCACGGCCTTTCCCTGAGCCCTGGCGGCACCCCCTCGGGGGCCAGGCACCTCGTCTTCTCCGACCGAGGGGCAGCCCCTTGCTGGGCAGGGAGCACGGGACTCAGGGCCGCCTGCCGGCACCATCACCCTTCGCTGAACGGGCTCCAGACCAGCCGCCGGGGATGATTATCTGCACGTGCGAGTGATCGAGCCGGTGGCGGAGGAAACCGTGGGGCCTGCAGCCACCAAGCCCCGCTGGGCCCCGCGCTGGCCTGCGAGCGGCCTCCCTGCCGGGGCTGGCGTCCTGCCGGTCGCTTCTCCAAGGCGCTTCTAGGACTCGGGATGATGCTCGGGGTCCGGGAAGGGACCCACACCAGCTCCGAGCCTGCCCGGAGGAGGGAACCTTTTCCCAGAGAAGCAGGTGACTCGGGAGCCCAGGCCTGAAATGCCTGCACCTGGGGCAGCCCGGGAGGCTTTTGTCTGGACCAGgtggagagaaaacaaaaaaaaacgggggaaaaaaaaaaaacaaaaaacccgcTTACTCCATCGGTGGAGCAATAGTGCCACCTAGTGGTCAAGTCACCCATTGCACCACCTCAATTCAACTATCAACATAGAAAAtcttatacaataaaagcctaatatgctggtgatccggtcatctgttcaaccaatcaaagtgtaatatgctaatgatatgctaaggctgctcagccatttgctatgacctgcactgaccaccagggggcagacgctctgaccagtaggttagcttgctgctggggtccagccgatcaggattgagcgagacaggccagacacaccctggagccctcccacggtccctccccggctcgCCAACCTCCTacgtctctccccagcccccatcatgcaccggtggggtccctcagcctggcctgtgccctctcgcaatccgggaccccttgggggatgtcagagagctggattcagcccgatcccgcaggccaggccgagggaccccacaggtgcacaaattcatgcaccgggcctctagttaacaatagGTACCTTGTTGTTCAACAGATGTTTCCTGAGAAACTAGAACATGATAAATGTTACGCTGAACATTATAGAAATTAACCCACCAAAACCAACCTCTTAAAAAGtgacagcccggccggcgtggctcagtggttgagcgttgacctatgaaccaggaggtcatggttggattcctggtcagggcacaggcccaggtttcgggctccatcccatgtggggcgtgcaggaggcagccgatccatggttctctctcatcattgatgtttctcctgctctcttccttccttgctgaaatcaataaaaatatatattttttaaaaacacagcagATCCCTCCTGCCCGGGGTCCAGAGGGCATCTCCCTCTCTACTCGCCCTGTTGGGAAGGGACCGGCTGAGCCCCGGGTGGCCCAGCACGCCGGCACTCGGTCTGTGTCCAGTGTCGTCACGCTTGGACGGACGGAGGTCAGACCGGTCTGGGCGAGGTCAGACCCTCGATCATCCGCTGGGCCCGCTGGAAAGctaagggcggggggggggggggggcgaggcccTCGTTCACAGACAGGAACCACCACCCCCGTCCGTGTGAGGAATCGGCACAGGGAagtccctccagcacctgggactaAACCCCGAGGCCTGCGGAAGTCACCGTTAAACACCGAGGACGGTGTCCACGTCTTTGTCCTCTCGGATGTGCCCGCCATTTGTGCCTTAGAAGATCAATCTTCCGAAGCCGTGTGAGCTCGCCACAGCGTGCTCCATGCCCAGGCTGCGAACCCAGATGAAAACCCAAGATTCTAAAAATGGATTGTCACCTCACGTGCGCCCTTCTGCGTCTCCGTCTTTTGTTGATACGTTTCTCCAAAGTCACCGAGTGACCGAGAACCTCTCCCAGGCGGCAGCCCCTTCCCGGGACCAGGCTCCTCCGGGGCCGTTTAACGGAGAAACGCGCTCTCCCCGGGGGTCAGCTGCACGCGGGCTTTAAACTTTAATCCTCCACGCGCTTCGGGAATAGCAAGAGCCGCAGGCAACGCCCGCTGTGCCTGGTGTGGCTGTGACCTTCGCTCAGGCAGACAGGGCGGCAGGGGCGTCGGAGAACGAAAGGCATCCCCGAACCTGCCTCCACGCTGCAGCTCACACCCCCAAGGGGAGCAGTGCACCCCGGTCTCTGTTCACCCAGACGGGTTTCCCTGGGTTTCGCGCTGTCCCTCTTTATTGCACAGTTGTCCTTTTTAGTCCAGAAAAGAAATCTGACAGGCGTCGGAAATAGAATCAGCAGCCCATCGTGCGGTCAAAGGGCGCGGCTCAGCGACCGAGCGGCGACCTGTGAACCCGGAGGTCGGTTCCGGTCCAGCCGGCGCTCCTGTGGTttcgggctcgacccccagtggggcgtgtgcgggaggcagccggtcggtgattctctcttcactgatgttgccatgtctccctccctctcccttcctctctgatgtcgataaaagtatttttaaaacgtGGACGTCGCTGAGGAGTGGTTCCCACGCAGAAAAGGTGGGGATGGAACTGACAGGAACACAGCTCCTCGTGTTGAGGCAGCTGCGAAGAGCCCATGGGAGGGAAGGGAACAGGACACGACACAGCTGCCGCGGGAGACGGAGTGaccctcctgccgcagcccctGGCGGGGAGGGCCCTGTCCTCGGCTCCTCATTTATCCGCGGATCGGCCCTGAGACCCGGCCGCCTGTCTGGGTGTCACCCCCGCTTTCATCACTCGTGGCGCCCGCAGCCTGACGCACAGAGCCGAGCCTGGGACGGGCAGGGCCACCAGCTCCTGGCTGCTCTGAGTGGACGGAGGGCCTCGGATTGGGCTGCACCTGGTGCTGGCGCTTCGAGGTACTGGCGCATCTGGGTACCGCTCCCGGGTCAAGGGTCAAGGCACCCGCCCTGAGTGACCCACCTCCCACACGCATGGCTTTGGGTAAGTAAGGTCCGTGGCCCAGACTTCTCTGTTTGCAGAATTTTCATCctctctgctcccttcctctcttctttcccctcccctcccctccccctcctgcttttcctccccctcctccccctccccctgcccctaaGGCCCCCCGGTGGGGCAGTTCCTAGGGAACTGTCTGTCATCTGCCCCTCACTCTGCAGGGCTGGCTCCACGCTCCAGCCACGTCGCGGGGGCACCCGGCCACTGGTGTCCACAGACGCCACGAGTCATCAATTAGCAACAATGAAACTGAGCATCTGAAACAAAGTATCCAGGAGACCTGGTGTCCGGTTCCGTTTGTAGAAACAGTTTAGCAACAGAAGCCGACGGCCGTGCCGGGCTGTCCTGCCGCTGGGCCCGCACAGAACCGACGGCGTGCGGACACCGTCAGCGTCCGCGGCGCCCAACGGGGACGTCGTCCTTGCAGACCGGCCCACCGCCCTCcggccaggcctccctgcccacTGTTCCCGCAGCATCACCCGACAGCCTGTGTGAGTGACCGACCACTTTATTCAACCGCCCGGACGCCGCCGATCTGAGATTAACTGCCCGGAGCTTCTGAAGGTGCAGGGGCCGAAAACGCTCCGAAGACGGCGACGGTCCCTGCGTGCGGCCGGCAGCCGCGGGGCTACAGGCTGGACCGGAACCCCGCCTTCACCGAGAACCTCATCATGGGCTTGTCCCGCGGCCGCAGGAGGCAGATGGAGCTGGGGAAGCCCCTGAGCCGCAGGCGGCCGATGCCCCCGTCCGGGCAGATGGTGAGCCGCGCGTGGGTGACCACGTCCTGCAGCTCCGGCGTCAGGCTGTCGAACGCCTGGGCTGTGTTGGGAGAGAGCTGGGGACGGCCAGGCCCTGAGACCCAGGGCAGACGGCCCAGCGCAGCCCGGGGGGGCGTGGGGGCCTCGGAAAATGAAAGGCCTCCACGGAGACCACGCGGCTCCCAGAGGtctgcggggaggggagggagccaggcGACACCATGACTCCCGCCCCCAGGACGTGGCGTTCACGGTTAACCCActggcccggccggcatggctcaggggctgagcgtcgacctatgaaccaggaggtcacaggttccattcgccatcggggcacaggcccggggtgcgatccccagtcgggggtgtgcaggaggcagctgatccaggactctctctcatcactggtgtttccatctctctctccctctcccttcctctctgaagtcagtaaagaaaattttaaaatattttgttaaccctaactggtgtggctcagtggatagagcgtcggcctgcggactgaagggtcccgggttcgattccggtcaagggcatgtgccttggttgtgggcacatctccagtggggagtgtgcaggaggcagctggtcgatgtttctctctcatcgatgtttctaactctctgtccctctcccttcctctctgtaaaaaatcaataaaatatatttaaaaaaatatttcattaagtgGACAAACTGATAAGAAGGAGTGGCCGTGGTGCCCAGTGCTGCCCCCAAGCCTTGCCTGGAGCCGCCCTcaccctcagccctgcccacagGGACCCCTCCTCCTCGGTCAAAGGAGGTGCCGGCAtctcaggcccagccctgggtgCACCCCGTTACGGCTAGTTACCCCTAAGGGTCATGTAGTGAGAAACACGGCTCTGCAGacggggggggcgggcgggggggagcgagggagggaggttCTTTGTACACGATTTACAAAACGTGACTGTTAGATGCGCAAAGCTATGAAGAATGGCTAttcttttcagggagagtggaaggaagagggaaagacagagagaaacatcgacgtgagagagaacaccgattgggtgcctcctgcacgcgcctgaccagggcccgggccagggaggggcctgcaggagtccgtgcccttgactggagtcgaccctgggaccctctccactgagccgcactggccagggctggagcccTGCTTCTTATCACATAAACGCGCAGCTGCGGTTTGAAAGGCTCGTGCGTGACGGCTAAAGGGGGCGGGAGGCCTGGGCCGGACGGGCTGGGGACGCGGTGCGGGGGCCGGGCCGAGGCGGCCACAGCCTGGGGCCTCACCTTCGTGGCCGGGAGCAGCGCCTTCCACCGGTGGCCCGGCAGGTCCCACTGCAGCCGGACcatgtcctcctcctcctgggccgtGAGGATGCAGCCGTCCAGGCGGCAGCTGGCGGGAGCGCTGCCtgtggggacaggagaggggcTTTCCCGCTCGGCACCGCTCCACTGACACGGGCAGCCGGCCGCGGCCCAGGGGCTGAGCATGGGCCCTGCACCCGGAGGTCGCGGTGCGGTTCCCGTCGGGCACGTGCCGGggctgcgggctcggtccccagtggggggcgggcaggaggcagccggtggatgattctctctcatcaaggatgtttctatctctccctccctctcccttcctctgtctccaaAATcgatttgaaaaacatttaaacacaaaacaaacagactCAGACAGACAAAGCCCAGAGAAACGggaccaggagggaggggggaggggggagggggaggggggaaggggggagggagaggggggagggggaagagggaagggggagggggaggggaggggagaggggagggggagggggacatcgCCAACAACATTGTGATAAGTTTACACAAGACACTGGCGGGGCGGTCACGCGGCAAAGCCATGGGAGTGTCAAATCTGCGCCGTCTGCCCTGAGCTAAATAACCAGGAGAAGACGGTACGCCAACCGctcttaaataaaaacacattttctaaaaaGGCTTCTGTCCAGAGGCCGCAGGACACCCCTCCGTCCCCCAGAACGCGGTCGCGTCGGACTTCCCGGCTGACCGGCCTCCTCTCTGCCGTGGACGGCGATGCCCCCTCAGCTGCGCCGGCCGTGACGTGCTGCTAATACGTGAGCCGGCCCTTTAAGGCCaggcagccacagtgaggacatgAACCGCCACCAATTACTCAGACGACGAGACGATGGCGAGACAGCACTGACCGAACTGCCACCTGACAGCCCTGGCGGGCGAGGCGCCATCAGCCGGGCGCTGTCCTGTGCACCgcaggtctcgggttcgattcccgtcagggcacatgcccgcctgtgggttcgattcccagtcgggtgcatacgggaggcagctgacctgtgtttctctctctccctctctctctaaaaccaataaaaacgtgtcctcgggtgaggattgaaaaaatatatttaccaacAAATAACAGGCTGAGTAACCTCTTCTGAACTTTCTTAAATATTGACATGTGAATACATAGAACATCAGGGGTGCTggtccaaatattttttttactatggaagtggacaaattttaaaaactgtagcTCCTTTGTCCTAACAGTCAGCCTCGAGAAGAAATGGTCACCCCTCCCCTCCTTATCTGCCAGGACACCTCCCTATCAGAGGGCACCTCCATCCCGGGCCTCCATACCGGGCCTCCATCCCGGGCCTCCATACCGGGGCCTCCATCCTGGGGCCTCCATCCCGAGCCTCCATACCGGGGCCTCCATCCCGGGCCTCCATCCCGGGCCTCCATCCCGGGGCCTCCATCCCGGAGCCTCCATCCCGGGGCCTCCATCCCGGGCCTCCATCCCGGGGCCTCCATCCCGAGCCTCCATCCAGGGGCCTCCATCCCGGGCCTCCATCCCGGGCCTCCATCCCGGGGCCTCCATCCTGAGCCTCCATCCCGGGGCCTCCATCCCGGGCCTCCATCCCGGGGCCTCCATCCCGGGGCCTCCATCCCGAGCCTCCATCCCGGGCCTCCATCCAGGGGCCTCCATCCCGAGCCTCCATCCCGGGGCCTCCATCCCGAGCCTCCATCCAGGGGCCTCCATCTCCGGCCTCCATCCCGGGCCTCCATCCCGGGCCTCCATCCAGGGGCCTCCATCCCGAGCCTCCATCCCGGGGCCTCCATCCCGAGCCTCCATCCAGGGGCCTCCATCTCCGGCCTCCATCCCGGGCCTCCATCCAGGGGCCTCCATCCAGGGGCCTCCATCCCGAGCCTCCATCCCGGGCCTCCATCCCGGGCCTCCATTCCGGGCCTCCATCCCGGGCCTCCATCCAGGGGCCTCCATCCCGGGCCTCCATCCCGGGCCTCCATTCTGGGCCTCCATCCCGGGCCTCCATCCCGGGCCTCCATCCCGGGCCTCCATTCCGGGCCTCCATCCCGGGCCTCCATCCCGGGCCTCCATTCTGGGCCTCCATCCCGGGCCTCCATTCCGGGCCTCCATTCCGGGCCTCCATCCCAGGCCTCCATCCCGGGCCTCCATCCCGGGCCTCCATCCCGGGCCTCCATCCTGGGGCCAAACCACGGAGCACCTCATGGGCCCTTTCTGAGTGGGACCCGGGCCCATGTCAAAAGCTCACAGCGTTGAAGAGTCTCCTGTGAGGTTTGGGGTCATCATTCAATCCTGACATTTTATAAACGGAAACTAGAACACAAACCATCACAGCAACTCACtcgaggtcacacagcaggagAGTGGAAGCCAGGCCCCCGGTCCtgggcccccgccccctccaccgcTCGCATGgccttttttaatatatgtgtgtgtactagaggctggtgcacgacatctgtgcactcgggggggggggggggtccccctcagccggcctgcaccctttagcagtccgggagccctcgggggatgtccgactgatggcttaggcctgttccccgcgaGGAGCGGCCtcagccacagtcagacatccttagcgctgctgcggagcgggagaggctccggccaccgccactgcactcgccaaccgtcagcccggcttctggctgagcggcgctccccctgtgggaatgcactgaccaccagggggcagctcctgtgttgagcgtctgccccctggtgatcagcgcatgtCACAGCGACGGGacgttccaccgttcggtcgatttgcatattagcccttcaTGATATGGGAtattttctttcagagaggaagggagagggagagagatggaaacatcaacgatgagagagcatcactcatcagctgcctcctgcacgccctacacaggggattgagcccttgaccggaatcgaactcgggacccttcagtcgcaggccgacgctctatccactgagccacactggctagggccctgggccaggccgACTAAACGCATTTCCTCGTGACTTTACATTTACCTTCAAAATGCGTCGTGTCGATTTCCACTTGGGTCACCACTCCAGGGTGTGAGAGGCGGAAAACAGCCCACTCGCCGCCGAGGACGAGGAGGGCGCCGGTCTCGTCGCTCTGGAATTCAAGGGGACACGCGTGAGCCCGCAGGTGCCAGGCAGAACCCGCCCCGAAGCCGGCGGGAACCGTGTGGGCGGGAACCCGTGTTACCGCCTTCACTTCCCACCGTGAACACGGGCTCTAGGGCCCGGtgtgtcagctgcctcctggctaTTAAAGGCCTCCGCGGCACGAGATCCCTGGGAGCCGGTAATGTCTATAAATCCCCAGCATGCTCTTCTTCCCTTTTTCATTTTGGCTAATCCTCCCCTAAGGATATGTTTCcgctgatttttagagggagtgtaagggaggggacagagaaacAGCGTGAGACACACagcgactggctgcctcccgcatgcgcccccACCAGGGTGCCCCGGCCGGTGTGCcctgagcggaatcgaacccgagacccttcggtccgcgGCCGAGGCGGTTTCCTTGCTGTGAAGCTGCGAGCGGCCGGGCGCCTCACCTGCAGCACGGGCGGCCGGTCGGGCCTCCTCGCCGTCACCCAGCCGTCGGCCACGGACTCAGGCTGCCCGACGCCTGCGGGAAAGAGCGCAGTGAGGGGCGCGGGCCTGATCTGCACCGCGAGGACCGCCCCCGGGGGAGGGAGCCAGCCCGGCCTCGCTGCTGCCATCTCCCTCCCCTTCAGCTCGTGTTTCAGCCAAGTCGCAAGCGCCCCGGGGTGAGGAGTTGCACGTTGCCTTTCAGACCAGCTGCTTAAGCCGGAGCCAGCTGACCTCCCGTTGTAAGGGCACCAGGCCCCACACACCTCATCCACGGCAGGCGGCCCCTCACACCACACTGGGGGTCTCCCCTGGTGCCCGGACACCCGGATAAACGCCAGCCCTGGGGCGTCTTCTCACCTATCATCTTGTTGGGGTGCCCAAAATGGGCGTTACTGAACCCCACGCAGGCGCCCCCGCTGGCCATGGCCACCAGGTCCACCGGCTCTTTGGGGTCGGCGGACGCCCAGTCCTTGTGTCCGACGCCGTACACCCGGAGGCGCGCGACCCCACCGTCTGGAAGGGAAGGGGCGCCCGTCAGCTCATCGTTGGAAAAGCAGCCGTTCGAGGCTCAGAGACCACACAAGCCCTCACACCCCCCGGCTGCCCTTGgccggaggccccgccccctctccaaGGCCTCGGTGCCCTGCGgtctcccctggcctggcacagcCTCAGAGGGGCCCCTCACGCTCCAGCCTGCCTCCCAGGTGAGGTGtcgccgccccccacccaccccacccggTGACT
This window harbors:
- the ALLC gene encoding probable inactive allantoicase yields the protein MVDSPREGKLARSPDFVQLIDMASESVGGKILFATDDFFAPAENLIKSDSPRFEEHRYTEFGRWMDGWETRRKRTPGHDWCIVRLGVQGLIRGLDVDISYFMGGYAPRISIQAANLEEDKEPAMPPRGVRMGVAATTEELEAVAKLQSSDWDYLVPRTELRPGKPASSHNYFLVNSQQKWTHVRLNIFPDGGVARLRVYGVGHKDWASADPKEPVDLVAMASGGACVGFSNAHFGHPNKMIGVGQPESVADGWVTARRPDRPPVLQSDETGALLVLGGEWAVFRLSHPGVVTQVEIDTTHFEGSAPASCRLDGCILTAQEEEDMVRLQWDLPGHRWKALLPATKLSPNTAQAFDSLTPELQDVVTHARLTICPDGGIGRLRLRGFPSSICLLRPRDKPMMRFSVKAGFRSSL